In one Sphingobacterium daejeonense genomic region, the following are encoded:
- a CDS encoding AtpZ/AtpI family protein: protein MKDNKPNKKVNKWLVFTSMPIQMGVTIYVFYWLGTWLDEKYAVGGQWWMKGLTMLGVVVSLYHFIKQVNYINKNE, encoded by the coding sequence TTGAAAGATAACAAACCAAATAAGAAGGTCAACAAGTGGTTGGTTTTTACCTCCATGCCCATTCAGATGGGGGTTACCATCTATGTTTTTTATTGGCTTGGTACCTGGCTTGACGAAAAATATGCAGTAGGAGGGCAGTGGTGGATGAAGGGTTTGACCATGTTAGGCGTAGTGGTTTCGTTATACCATTTTATTAAACAAGTAAATTATATCAATAAAAATGAATAG
- a CDS encoding F0F1 ATP synthase subunit B, producing the protein MDALIHDFSFGLFFWQLIILVIVIFLLGKFAWKPIVNALEEREKGITDALASAEKAKLEMARLTNENENLLKQAREERDVILKEAKQLKDKIVAEAKEVAQAEGGKIIEQAKREIEDQKLKALAEVKNQVSTLSLDIARKVLTKEFEDQGKQEALVADLMKDVKLN; encoded by the coding sequence ATGGACGCTTTAATTCATGATTTTTCATTCGGGTTATTTTTCTGGCAGTTGATCATCCTTGTGATCGTAATCTTTTTGTTGGGAAAATTTGCTTGGAAACCGATTGTAAATGCTTTAGAAGAACGCGAAAAAGGTATCACAGATGCTTTGGCTTCTGCTGAGAAAGCTAAATTGGAAATGGCGCGTTTGACGAATGAGAACGAAAACTTGTTGAAACAAGCTCGTGAAGAACGTGACGTAATCTTGAAAGAAGCTAAGCAATTGAAGGATAAGATCGTTGCTGAAGCTAAAGAAGTAGCTCAAGCTGAAGGTGGTAAGATTATCGAACAAGCTAAACGTGAAATCGAAGACCAAAAATTAAAAGCTTTAGCCGAAGTGAAGAACCAAGTTTCTACCTTATCTTTAGACATTGCACGTAAAGTATTAACGAAAGAATTCGAAGACCAAGGTAAACAAGAAGCTCTAGTAGCTGACTTGATGAAAGATGTTAAATTAAACTAA
- the atpE gene encoding ATP synthase F0 subunit C, with protein sequence MYNLIGAGLIVIGAGLGLGKIGGSAMEAIARQPEAASKIQTAMIIIGALLEGLAFGALLLGK encoded by the coding sequence ATGTACAATTTAATTGGAGCAGGTTTGATCGTTATCGGAGCTGGTTTAGGTTTAGGTAAAATCGGTGGTTCTGCAATGGAAGCTATCGCTCGTCAACCAGAGGCAGCATCTAAAATTCAAACAGCGATGATCATCATCGGCGCTTTATTGGAAGGTTTAGCATTCGGTGCTCTTCTATTAGGTAAATAA
- the atpB gene encoding F0F1 ATP synthase subunit A — protein MVSLKKVLLLFAVILFTVNPFRSVAEEAQSHGETSSAEEINAHIQHHLKDDYYFNFFTNSKTGKSFGFPLPVILIDGGLKVFSSAEFDHGNKVVEKDGNYYKLYHSKIYKTDAAGTITYDDKHHPTNAKPWDFSITKNVLGLILAALLLFIAFTSLAKTYKNGPNVVPKGLGRALEPLVLYVRDEMAVPNIGHRYKEFMPYLLSVFFLIFLLNLLGLTPLGLNVTGNISVTLCLALFTFVITNFKANKDYWKHIFWMPGVPVPFKFVLAPIEVLGMFTKPFSLMVRLFANITAGHTVVMGLIAVVYLLQHQLTVAGSVSVSLLLTLLLFFLELLVAFLQAFIFTMLSSLFIGMAVEEHAHH, from the coding sequence ATGGTGAGTCTTAAGAAAGTACTTTTATTATTCGCAGTAATTTTGTTTACTGTAAATCCTTTCCGTTCAGTTGCTGAAGAAGCACAATCTCATGGTGAAACTTCTAGTGCTGAGGAAATTAACGCTCATATTCAGCACCACTTAAAGGATGATTATTACTTTAATTTCTTCACAAACTCGAAAACTGGTAAAAGCTTTGGCTTTCCATTACCGGTGATTTTGATTGACGGTGGGTTGAAGGTATTCTCTTCTGCAGAATTCGACCATGGCAATAAAGTAGTTGAAAAAGATGGTAATTATTACAAATTGTACCACAGCAAAATCTACAAGACAGATGCTGCAGGTACGATTACCTATGATGATAAACACCACCCAACCAATGCAAAACCTTGGGATTTCTCAATCACCAAGAATGTTTTGGGATTAATCCTAGCAGCATTGTTGTTGTTTATTGCATTCACTAGTTTGGCAAAAACTTATAAAAACGGTCCTAACGTTGTTCCTAAAGGGTTGGGTCGTGCATTGGAGCCATTGGTTCTTTATGTACGTGATGAAATGGCTGTTCCTAACATCGGACACCGTTACAAAGAATTTATGCCGTACTTGCTTTCGGTATTCTTCTTAATCTTTCTTTTGAACTTATTGGGATTAACTCCACTAGGGTTAAACGTGACAGGTAATATTTCTGTAACACTATGTTTAGCGCTGTTCACATTTGTTATTACAAATTTCAAAGCAAATAAGGATTACTGGAAACACATTTTTTGGATGCCAGGAGTTCCTGTTCCATTCAAATTTGTTCTTGCACCGATTGAAGTGTTAGGTATGTTTACTAAGCCTTTCTCTTTAATGGTTCGTTTATTTGCGAATATTACGGCAGGTCACACTGTTGTTATGGGTCTAATTGCTGTTGTTTATTTATTGCAACATCAGTTGACAGTGGCGGGATCAGTGAGTGTATCTTTACTTCTAACGTTGTTATTGTTCTTCTTGGAGTTATTGGTAGCATTCTTACAAGCGTTTATCTTTACGATGTTGTCTTCGTTGTTTATCGGGATGGCAGTTGAGGAGCACGCACATCATTAA
- the atpH gene encoding ATP synthase F1 subunit delta encodes MSVFKVASRYAKSLIDLAQEHQNLDAVKADMSDVVAVIKSNTELQAVLNNPIIKTDKKLAILKALFQDKVKPEILEFFNIMVRKGRAELVYATALEFIREYNEVKGIVNAEVISATPLSEANLQALKQEIASQINAEVILANKVDKSLIGGFVVKVGDKQIDASIQGKLNKLERHFESQGV; translated from the coding sequence ATGTCAGTTTTCAAAGTAGCTTCAAGATATGCAAAGTCATTAATTGACCTTGCGCAAGAGCACCAAAACCTGGATGCTGTAAAGGCAGACATGAGTGATGTGGTAGCTGTAATCAAATCGAATACAGAACTGCAGGCCGTGCTAAATAATCCGATTATCAAAACGGACAAGAAACTTGCAATTTTGAAGGCTTTATTTCAAGATAAAGTTAAGCCAGAGATATTGGAATTCTTCAATATCATGGTGAGAAAGGGCCGTGCTGAATTAGTTTATGCTACAGCCTTAGAGTTTATCCGTGAGTACAACGAAGTTAAAGGTATTGTCAATGCTGAAGTGATTTCAGCAACCCCATTGTCGGAGGCTAACCTTCAAGCTTTAAAACAAGAAATCGCTTCACAAATCAATGCTGAGGTTATCTTGGCCAACAAAGTTGACAAATCCTTAATCGGAGGCTTTGTAGTGAAAGTTGGAGACAAGCAGATCGATGCAAGTATTCAAGGAAAACTTAACAAATTAGAGAGACATTTCGAAAGCCAAGGAGTTTAG